The following are encoded in a window of Esox lucius isolate fEsoLuc1 chromosome 14, fEsoLuc1.pri, whole genome shotgun sequence genomic DNA:
- the pnx gene encoding homeobox protein pnx, with amino-acid sequence MLQITGTQGGHTIISFTEQPTEQKIKMQPDKLLQVSRTSFSVTDILNPSKFTGKAISSHLRHDSTAESDIGKGNTDAAVISECYSKRAEFQSGPAGGEFSTSVDSAVSAEREVNRVHTASTCQSTEKSKGKARRVRTAFTLDQLRILEHSFHSSHYLSVFERYAIASTLRLTETQVKIWFQNRRTKWKKEEQNSSWVIRHRFRHHSIRTIWIHH; translated from the exons ATGCTTCAGATTACAGGGACACAAGGTGGACATACGATCATCTCCTTCACTGAACAACCTactgaacagaaaataaaaatgcagcCAGACAAGTTGCTGCAAGTCAGCAGAACCTCTTTCTCTGTTACAGACATCCTGAATCCGTCCAAATTCACTGGGAAAGCAATCAGTAGCCATCTGAGGCATGATTCAACTGCTGAAAGTGACATTGGAAAAGGGAATACAG ATGCTGCAGTCATTTCAGAATGCTATTCCAAGAGAGCAGAATTCCAGAGTGGTCCAGCCGGTGGTGAATTCTCTACCTCAGTGGACTCGGCTGTGTCGGCAGAACGGGAGGTGAACCGGGTTCACACTGCGTCTACATGCCAGAGCACGGAGAAGTCAAAGGGCAAGGCGAGGCGGGTCCGCACAGCTTTCACCCTGGATCAGCTACGAATTTTAGAACACAGTTTCCACAGCAGCCACTATCTGTCCGTGTTCGAGCGCTACGCCATCGCCTCAACGCTGCGCCTCACCGAGACCCAGGTGAAGATTTGGTTTCAAAACAGACGCACCAAGTGGAAGAAAGA AGAGCAGAACTCCTCCTGGGTCATCAGGCACCGCTTCCGCCACCACTCAATTAGAACCATATGGATCCACCACTGA
- the ash2l gene encoding set1/Ash2 histone methyltransferase complex subunit ASH2, with product MSLEVEAGGVSVVEPETGEGDAGFGDLTASMETESSNGKEAMDTGAEGLEAADPHAGSGDEETGRHQGEVELQCALCMKWFTADTFSIDTATCLPFMTNYVFHCNVCHHSGNTYFLRKQANLKEMCLTALANLTWRSRTQEEHPKTMFSKDKDIIPFIDKYWECMTTRQRPGKLTWPNNIVKTMSKERDVFLVKEHPDPGSKDPEEDYPKFGLLDQDLGNIGPSYDNQKQTTTTPTPGGLNGGPTFSGGLAPGPGKGRGAKRKQQQQQQEGATPGAAKRTRSDPLFSAQRLPPHGYPLEHPFNKDGYRYILAEPDPHAPDPEKLELDCWAGKPIPGDLYRACLYERVLLALHDRAPQLKISDDRLTVTGEKGYSMVRASHGVRKGSWYFEVSIDEMPPDTAARLGWSQPLGNLQAPLGYDKFSYSWRSKKGTRFHQSIGKHYSSGYGQGDTLGFFIELPESTETAKALPDTYKDKALIKFKSYLYFEEKDYVDKAEKSLKTVTPSRMLFYKNGVNQGLAYENLYEGLYFPAISLYRGCTVSVNFGPHFKHPPKDIKYQPMSDMGWGAVIEHTLADMLYHVETDVDGRRSPSWEG from the exons ATGTCGTTGGAGGTTGAAGCAGGCGGTGTTTCTGTTGTTGAACCAGAGACGGGAGAAGG TGATGCTGGCTTCGGGGACCTGACCGCCAGCATGGAGACCGAGTCATCAAATGGCAAGGAGGCCATG GACACGGGGGCTGAGGGCTTGGAGGCAGCTGACCCCCACGCAGGGTCTGGAGATGAGGAGACTGGCAGGCACCAAGGAGAGGTGGAGCTGCAGTGTGCTCTGTGTATGAAGTGGTTCACCGCCGACACCTTCAGCATCGACACCGC GACGTGTCTGCCTTTTATGACCAACTATGTGTTCCACTGTAACGTGTGTCATCACAGCGGGAACACATACTTCCTCAGGAAACAAGCCA ACCTGAAGGAGATGTGTCTGACGGCTCTGGCTAACCTAACATGGCGGTCCAGGACTCAAGAGGAGCACCCCAAGACTATGTTCTCCAAGGACAAG GACATCATTCCATTCATTGATAAGTACTGGGAGTGTATGACCACCCGACAGAGACCTGGAAAACTCACCTGGCCCAACAATATAGTCAAGACCATG AGTAAAGAGCGGGATGTCTTCCTGGTGAAGGAGCACCCAGACCCAGGCAGTAAAGACCCAGAGGAGGATTACCCAAAGTTTGGCTTGCTGGACCAG GATCTGGGAAACATTGGACCGTCTTACGACAACCAGAAACAGACAACCACTACTCCTACTCCTGGAGGGCTCAATG GTGGACCTACTTTCTCAG GTGGTCTGGCCCCTGGCCCAGGTAAAGGTCGAGGTGCCAAGAggaagcagcagcagcagcaacaggaaGGAGCCACTCCTGGAGCAGCCAAGAGGACACGCAG tGACCCTCTTTTTTCAGCCCAGCGCCTTCCGCCCCATGGTTACCCCCTGGAGCACCCCTTCAACAAAGATGGCTACCGCTACATCCTAGCGGAACCTGACCCCCATGCTCCCGACCCAGAGAAACTAGAGCTGGACTGCTGGGCTGGGAAACCCATCCCTGGAGACCTCTACAGAGCCTGTCTTTACGAGAGAGTGCTGCTAGCCCTGCATGACAGAG cccCCCAGCTGAAGATCTCAGATGACCGTCTGACCGTGACAGGGGAGAAGGGTTACTCCATGGTCAGAGCCTCGCATGGTGTCAGGAAGGGATCCTGGTACTTTGAGGTCTCCATTGATGAGATGCCCCCCGACACCGCAGCCAGACTGGGCTGGTCTCAGCCTCTAg gtaaCCTGCAGGCCCCTCTGGGCTATGATAAGTTCAGCTACTCATGGCGCAGTAAGAAGGGCACACGGTTCCACCAGTCTATAGGGAAACACTACTCCTCTGGCTATGGGCAGGGAGACACTCTGGGCTTCTTTATAGAACTACCGGAAAGCACCGAGACAGCCAAGGCCCTGCCTGACACCTACAAGGACAAG GCGCTGATTAAGTTTAAGAGCTACCTCTACTTTGAGGAGAAGGACTATGTGGACAAGGCAGAGAAGAGCCTGAAGACTGTTACACCCAGCAGG ATGCTGTTCTATAAGAATGGGGTGAACCAGGGTCTGGCCTATGAAAACCTGTACGAGGGGCTCTACTTCCCTGCCATCTCTCTCTACCGGGGCTGCACG gTGTCTGTTAACTTTGGACCACATTTTAAACACCCCCCGAAAGACATCAAGTACCAGCCA ATGAGTGACATGGGCTGGGGAGCCGTGATCGAACACACGCTGGCTGACATGCTGTACCATGTAGAGACCGACGTGGACGGACGTCGCAGCCCGTCCTGGGaaggataa
- the grk5 gene encoding G protein-coupled receptor kinase 5, which translates to MEIESMVANSALIRAREAGEGKGRSWRWRDMLRFPHISQCMTLANTIERRFSSLCVEQPIGRELFRLFCQSTCELQSCISLLDKMAEYEVKSDEERTGFGIQIINRFLNRQSPECVKVVESYSQQCRESLEEWPSKDIFLECAEYVYEYLSGEPFFQYQQSMFFDRFLQWKMLEGQPVTKHTFRWYRLLGKGGFGEVWACQVRASGKMYACKKLEKTHVKKRRGEAMALNEKLILEKLNSRFVVSLAYAYETKHSLCLVLSIMNGGDLRFHIYNIGTPGLEWDRVQFYAAEVCCGLHHLHQQNIVYRDLKPENILLDHNGHIRISDLGLAVMLSEGSLVRGRAGTLGYMAPEVISHSYYGKSPDWWGLGCLVYEMTAGKPPFKGHGERLTESEMERRIQETEEEYGKIFRNEAKDFCRSLLTKDPAQRLGCQQSGVEGVMSHSFFGTINFRRLEAGVIEAPFKPDPRAVYCQDVQDIDEFSTVKGVMLEKTDNEFYMKFNTGRVAIPWQTEMIEMGCFKELNVFGPQGSRPADLDWTQNPSPDNPKHSRNLLSRIFRRHHPEDTDSNRPILTATSMEPDGRIRTAL; encoded by the exons ATGGAGATAGAGAGTATGGTGGCGAACAGCGCACTCATCAGAGCCAGGGAAG CTGGAGAAGGAAAAGGCAGgagttggagatggagagacatgCTCCGCTTCCCTCACATCAGCCAGTGCATGACACTAGCCAACACCATCG AGCGAAGATTCTCCAGCCTGTGTGTGGAGCAGCCTATTGGTAGAGAACTGTTCCGTCTCTTTTGTCAAAGTACATGTGAGCTGCAGAGCTGCATCTCTCTATTGGACAAAATG GCGGAGTATGAGGTGAAATCAGATGAGGAGAGGACGGGTTTTGGCATTCAAATCATTAACAGATTCCTAAATAGACAG TCACCTGAGTGTGTGAAGGTTGTGGAGAGCTACAGCCAGCAGTGTAGAGAGAGCCTGGAGGAGTGGCCAAGTAAAGACATCTTCCTTGAATGCGCAGA ATATGTCTATGAGTACCTGAGCGGGGAACCCTTCTTTCAGTACCAGCAGAGCATGTTCTTTGACCGGTTCCTGCAGTGGAAGATGCTGGAGGG acagCCTGTTACCAAACACACCTTCAGATGGTACAGGCTGCTGGGCAAGGGGGGCTTTGGTGAG GTGTGGGCATGCCAGGTACGGGCCTCTGGGAAGATGTATGCGTGTAAGAAACTGGAGAAGACCCATgtgaagaagaggagaggagaggccaTGGCCCTCAACGAGAAGCTGATACTGGAGAAGCTGAACAGCAGATTCGTG GTCAGTCTGGCGTATGCCTATGAAACCaaacactctctctgtctggtgCTGTCTATAATGAACGGAGGGGACCTGCGGTTCCACATCTATAACATTGGTACTCCGGGCCTGGAGTGGGACAGGGTCCAGTTCTATGCGGCTGAGGTCTGCTGTGGCCTGCACCACCTCcaccagcagaacattgtctacAG agaTTTAAAACCAGAGAACATCCTTCTGGATCACAATG GGCACATCCGCATCTCGGACCTGGGCCTGGCGGTAATGCTGTCTGAGGGGAGTCTGGTACGAGGCAGGGCTGGCACTCTGGGCTACATGG CTCCAGAGGTTATTAGCCATAGCTACTACGGGAAGAGCCCTGATTGGTGGGGCCTAGGCTGCCTTGTGTATGAAATGACTGCAGGAAAGCCTCCGTTCAAGGGACATGGCGAACGGTTAACGGAAAGTGAGATGGAGCGAAGGATACAGGAAACAGAAGAGGAGTATGGGAAGATATTCAGAAACGAGGCGAAAGACTTCTGTCGCTCT CTGTTGACCAAAGACCCAGCACAGAGGCTGGGGTGTCAGCAAAGTGGCGTGGAAGGTGTTATGTCCCATTCCTTCTTTGGAACCATCAACTTCAGGAGGCTTGAGGCTGGAGTCATTGAAGCACCCTTCAAGCCTGAT CCCAGGGCAGTGTACTGCCAGGATGTTCAGGACATCGATGAGTTCTCCACAGTGAAAGGAGTTATGTTGGAGAAGACAGACAATGAGTTCTACATGAAGTTTAACACAGGCCGTGTTGCCATACCCTGGCAGACTGAG ATGATAGAAAtgggttgtttcaaggagctaAATGTTTTCGGGCCTCAGGGTTCTAGACCCGCTGACCTGGACTGGACCCAGAACCCTTCTCCCGACAACCCCAAGCACTCTCGCAACCTTCTGAGCCGTATCTTCCGCAGACat CACCCTGAGGATACAGACAGCAACAGACCAATCCTCACCGCCACGTCCATGGAGCCAGATGGCCGGATACGCACTGCACTCTAG